The genomic window CTCGCTCACTTCACTCTTGTTGAGTCCATCTAACTCGATTGCTTGGATGACCTTCCGGCGTAAGTCATAACTGTAAGCTTTTGCCATCACAGAGTTTCCAGTCACTTCTATCACCACTCTACGTCCTAACTGAACTGGCGACAGCTATAGTTTTCACAAGCGCGATCGCTTCTATAAAATAAAACCCCGTGGGTATCAACCTACGGGGTTTTAGTAGTGAAACGCGCTCTAACTACTTCTTACCGATTGGAAATTTATCTTGTTCTGGGTTGGGAGTGGGGGGAAGCGATCTCTTTCCCTGTGAATTCGTCCGACGCACCCCGCCATTTTTGTGCCCCCGTTTTCTGCCAAATCCGCGCTTCGGCAGTTGCACAAGCCAGCGCTGCAAGTTGTCCACGTAGGTGAATAGCACCGGCACCACCACCAGCGTGAGCAGCGTGGAAGTCGTGAAGCCGCCCATCAGCGCAATTCCCATCGGAGCGCGGACTTCAGCCCCGGCACCAATTCCCAAGGCGAGGGGAATGGTTCCCGCAATCGTAGCTAGAGATGTCATCAAAATCGGTCGCAGACGATCCATCCCAGCGGCGATTAGCGCCTGATATTGCGACTTGCCTTCCTCCTGGTTAATCAAGGTATAGTCCACCAGCAGGATGGAGTTTTTCGTCACAATCCCCATCAGCAAGACAATCCCAATTAGCGCATATAACCCCAACGCTTCTTGGGCAATCATTAAGCCCAACAGTGCGCCGCCTAAAGACAAAGGCAACGCCACCATGATTGTCAGGGGATGGAGGAAATTGTTGTACAGCAGCACCAGGATGGCATAGATACACATAATTGCCAGTCCGATAGCCGAACCAAAGCGACCGAAAATCTCCTGCATAATCTCGGCATCCCCAGCCGATTCCTGCGTGACTCCGGCGGGAAGATTTCTGAGAGCAGGTAGCTGCTGCACCGCTTGCACCGCATCTCCCAGAGCAACGCCCTGCAAGTTCGCTTGCACCGACACCTGACGAGCGCGATTAAACCGATCGATTTGTGCCGGACCGCTGCCAAAGCGGATATCTGCCACCGACACTAACGGAACAAGATTCCCATTTTGACTGGGCACCTGAAGATTTTTGAGCGTGTCGATATCCTGCCGAGCATCAGGATCGATCTGCACTCGAATCGGAATTTGCCGATCGGGGAGGTTAAACTTAGCCAGATTTGCTTCATTGTCGCCGATAGTGGCAAGGGATGCGGTACGCGCGATCGCTTGCACCGTCACTCCCAAATCCGCCGCTCGTGCCGCATCGGGAATAATCAGAATTTCTGGTTTCACCAAACTGGCAGTAGAGGTTGCTTCCACTAAACCGGGCACGCTTCTCATCTGCTTTTCCAGAGCATCCGCTGCCAAGTTCAAAGCTTCCGGATTTTCACTTTTGAGGACAATTGATAAATCCTTGCCCGCTCCTCCAGCTCCCTGGCTTTGGAAACTAATCCGCGCCCCCGGCACTTGAGGGAACTCTTGGCGCATTTGATTCTCAAATTTCTTCTGAGGGATATCCTCTCGTTGTTCCTTCGGTTTCAAATTGACAAAAAGATTGGCAGTATTGACTTCTGTCGTTGCCAAGACACTCTCAACGGCGGGGCTTTGCTGAATTAACCGAGTTGTCTGCTGTACAACTTTTTTAGTATCTTCCAGCGTCGAACCGGGAGGGAGTTGCACGGCAACTTCCGAGAACCCAATGTCACCGTTATCAAATAATCCCTTGGGAATAAACGGGACTAGCGCCAAACTGCCTAGGAAAAATGCCAGAGCGATCGCCATCGTGGTCAGGCGATGCCTTAAAGCCCATTTCAGCACAAAGCGATAGGGTTGAAATCGATTTTTTTTCCGGCTGTTAGCGCCGTTCCCGTTTCCATTTCCGGATGCGTGATTGGCGGGTGAAGTCTTCTTCGGTTTGAGCAAATAAGCACCCATCATCGGCGTAACCGTCCGCGCCACCAGAGTAGAGAAGATAGTCGAGACCGCAACCGTCACCCCAAACGGCTGGAAAAACTGCCCCGGAATTCCACCCATAAACGCAACTGGCAAAAACACCGCGATAATCGTCGCCGCGCTCGCCAGCACTGCCAAACCCACCTCCGCAGAAGAATCTAAAGCCGCTTGGAAGGGCGTTTTGCCCATATCCATGTGGCGATCCATATTCTCAATTTCTACAACGGCATCATCCACCAAGTTCCCCACCGCGAGCGCCAATGCCAGCAAAGTCATGTTGTTGAGGGTGTAACCCAGTAAATATTGCACGGCAAAGGTGGGCAGCATGGACAACGGCAGTGCCACGGCAGTAATCAACGTGGCACGCCAGTTCCGCAAAAAGATCATAATCGTCAGCACTGCCAGCCCGGAGGCTTGGATCAAGTCATCAATCGTGCCTTCATAGGATTCGCGGATAAAGTCAGCGCGAGTAAAGATGAGTTTTAGCTGGACATCCGTCCCTAGGGTTTTTTGCAGTTCTTCTACTTTCTGGCGTACCCCTTCTTCCACCGTCACCAGCGTGCTACCAGTGCTACGCAAGACAGAAAAAGACACGACGGGTTGATTATTCAGTAGTGCCGCCTGCCGGGGGTCGGCAGAAGCATCGCGGATCTCTCCCAGACTAGACAAGGGCACCGAACCCCCGTTGGGAAGGATAATCTCATAGTTTTGCAATGCCTGGACATTTGGCGCACTGCCTAAGGTGCGAATGCTTTGTTCGCTCCCGCCTAACTCCGCTCGTCCGCCGGGTAAGTTGACGTTGAGGGCGCGGATTTGGTCGTTGACTTGAGTGGCTGTAATTCCCAGAGCTTGCAGACGATCGGGATCGAGATTGACGCGAATCTCGCGGTCAACACCGCCAACCCGCTTGATTTGAGCGACTCCCTCTACCGACAACAGGGCGCGACTAATCGTTTCGTCAACTAGATTACTTAATTCCTCTACCGATTTTTGCTTAGAAATGACGGCGTAGTTCATAATCGGCCCCCCGGAGAACTCCAGCCGTTGCACGATCGGTTCGTTGATGTCTGCGGGTAAACTTTGGCGAATTTGGGCGACGGCATTGCGGACATCATTCGTCGCGCGATCGCTATCTGTCCCCAATACAAAATTAACGACGGTGGTAGAGACGCCGTCGTTAACTGTTGAATTTAATTGGTCTATATTTCCCAGACCCGCCACAGCATCTTCAATCGGTTTCGTCACCTGAGATTCCAGTTCCGCTGGTCCCGCCCCCGCCTGGGTGACGGTAATCGAAACCGTTGGTAGATCGATATTTGGGTTGATATCAATGCCCAAACCTGTAAAAGAAAACCAACCTACCACGGTCAAAATCAAAAATAAGACCAGGGTGGGAACGGGTTTGCGAATTGACCAGCCGGAAATGTTCATAAAAGGCGAATTAAAAGATTAAAAGATTGCTGATTGCTCGTGGCTAATCGCTGATTATCTTTCGCGATTAGCCATTGGCTATTGACTATCGACAACTCGAACTTTGTCGCCTTCTTTGAGATACCCGGCACCGGCAACGACGACGCGATCGCCTGGTTTTAACCCGCTCTTAATCTCCCTTGTGTCCCCGCTCGCCACTTCTCCTAGTTCTACCTTCCGAGCTTGAACCGTGTCTTCACCCGATAGCAGGAATACAATTGCACTACCATCCGGCTGAGGGAGTATCGCCTTGGCAGGCACCGTTACCCCAGTTGTCGTAGTAGTCGTAATTGCGGCACGGGCAAACATCCCCGGTCGTAAAGACAAGCTTTCCCCGCGCGAAGGCTGGGGCAGGTCAATCGTGACGGTTGCTTCCCGCCTTTGTGCGTTCACGAGGGGCGCGATTTCTCTGACTCGCCCCTGCAAGCGAATGCGGCTATCGTTATCCGAGGTGATCGTGGCGGGTGCCCCAATTTTTACTTGCGGCAGTTGGATAGCAGGAAGTTGTGCCTCCAGTTCCAGTTGTCCGTTGCGGATGATCGAAAAGAGCGGTTTACTGCCAGAAGTGACATCCCCAATCCGGGCTATTTGCTGAATTTCATCATCTACTTTTGGTCTGGTAACAATGCCGCTAGCCGGAGCGCGAACCTGCGTTTGCCCTAGCTGAGTTTGCAGTTGTTGCAGATTTGCCGCACTGCTCCTGACCTCGGCTTCGGCACTATTGATATTCGCTTGGGCAAGGCGAACCTCTTCTCTCGCGGTTGCGGCAGTGGTGGCGCGAGCATCTAGCTCTTGACGACTAATCGCCCCAGCCTGAGCTAGTTGCTGATAACGCTGGAGATTCCGTTGGGCTTCTGCAAGGGTGGCGCGGCTTTGCGCTAAGGCAGCTTGTCTTTGCCGGACAGCGGCTTGGCTTGATTCTAGCTGTGCCTTCCCCCGATCGAGTTGCGCTTGTAGGACGGAATTATCCAGAACTGCCATTACCTGTCCGGCTTCCACCGTTTGTCCCTCGTCCACCAAAACTCTCTGGATTTGTAAGCCGGTTGTCTGGGACAAAACGGGGATAAGTTCGCGGGCTTCTACTGTGCCGCTGGTTGTCAGCGTGCGGGCGACCACGGCGGATTGGGCGACAGTTGCGGTGACACTTTGGCTGGGTGGTGCTGCCTGTTGCGTGGCATCTGGCTTCTTCGCAGTCTTAGGCTGTGAAAGCAGTTTCATTCCGCCTGCGGTGAGGGCGATGCCTATCCCTACGCCAAGCGCCACACCCTTCCAACCAGACAGACCTCTTTTTTTGCGGCTCCGCTTCCAGCCGTCGTCAGAGGATTCTTCGTCACCGTCCCAGTCATCTAATTCATCAACTTCTATCTTTTTTGGGGCTTCGTCCATCACCGCGCTCCCTCCACGCTTTCACCTTACTGGCGGCAACCTTTTGCAAAGAAATGTTGCAAGGGCTACTTTTACTATGATGCAAAATTTCCGGAAAAAGATGCGATCGCTATGTGACGCTAAAAACCCATACTTGCGGTAGAGTTCTGAATAAAAGACCCTTGGCTTAGCAACAAGCACGACCTGATGAAAGCAGTTTTGATGACAGCATCTGGCGCACCGGAAGTCTTGCAACTTCAGGAAGTCCCAAACCCGACGATTGAACAAGACACAGAAATCCTAGTCCGTCTCCGGGCGGCGGGAATTAACCCAATTGACACTAAATTGCGGCAGCGGGGCACCTTCTATCCAGACCAAATGCCCGCTATTTTAGGCTGTGATGGCGCGGGGGTCGTGGAAGCAATCGGTTCTGGCGTCCAGCGGTTTAAGGTTGGCAATGAAGTGTATTTCTGTGCAGGTGGACTGGGGACAAAGCTGGGAAACTATGCTCAAATGGCGGTTGTCGATGAGCGATTTGTCGCCAAGAAACCCGCCTCTATAAGCTTTGCAGAAGCCGCCGCTGCCCCTCTAGTTCTGATTACTGCTTGGGAAGCCCTATTTGAACGGGGGCGACTGGAACCCAAGGAACGGGTGCTGATTCACGCGGGTGCTGGCGGTGTCGGTCACGTCGCCATTCAACTGGCGAAGCTGAAAGGTGCGGAAGTTTGTACCACGGTGAGTTCTCAGGACAAGGCTGATTTTGTCCGCGAATTGGGTGCCGATGAGGTAATTTTTTATCAGCAAACTGACTTTGTACAGGCGGTTCTAGATTGGACGGGAGGAGAGGGAGTAGACTTAGCCTTTGATACGGTAGGCGGGGAAACCTTCTATAAAACGTTCCCCGCCGTGCGGGTTTATAGCGATCTGGTGACGATTTTGGAGCCAGACCCCGCTTACTCTAATTGGAAGATTGCGCGATCGCGCAATCTCCGGATTAGCTTTGAATTGATGCTAACGCCTGCATTGCAAGGACTCCTGGAAGCTCAACAGCATCACGCAGAAATTTTAGAACAGTGTGCAACCTGGATTGATGAAGGTTCGCTGAAAATTCACCTGGCTAAAACTTTTCCCTTAGAAGCCGCCGCCGCTGCCCACCAACTGTTGGAAGCCGGATCGATTACAGGTAAAATCGCCTTGGTAATCGAGGGTGAATAAAACTAACCAGCGATCAACCCTCGTTGCGTGGCTTCATTAGCTGCAAAAGTGCTGTCAAAGCCTTGTCTTCCGAGGCATTGACCCGGCGATCGAGCAAGGCAATGCTGACCGCTTTGGGAAGCGCGATCGCTGCAATGTCTGGATCGAGTCCTTCCAGCAATTGCTCAAGCGACTGAGGCACTTTCAATGCCGATCTGACACCAAGCAGCATGGGTTCTTCTAAACCGAGTGCCTGAAGCTGACGAGACCAAACCTCCCAGCTAATCCTGACTTCCGGTTCCGCCGCCTGAATCAAATAAGCCAGCAACCGCTGTAGCTTACTTTGTTGCTGGGGTGTTAGCTGAGGCTGGGAATGTTCTTCTGGGTTGGTATCAACAGTTTCTTGGTTAAGGTTGCTGACAATTTGCTGCCAGTCTTGTTTGTCGCACCCTTCGGGTTGGTCTACCGTCAGCGAAATGCTAATTTTTTGGTCTGAACCGGCGTTGAGCTGAGTGACTTGGGCACGTACACCGAGAAAGCCCAGCCACTGGGCAATCGTCCCAATCAGTGTGGAACGAGTTGCCTGACAGCTAGCGAGTAACCGGATTTGAGTGCGAACCATTGGGCGCACGATTTGCGAAAGCATAGTTTACAAAATTGCCTCGATTGTTATCTGCTTATTAACGCTTCATCTGCATTGGGTGCTGTTACCAATAAGACTTTTTGCACCCGGAAACTTCTCCCCCACAGGTATAGGTTTTTGACGATTTCGGAGCGTTAGATATTCAAAACCTACCCTTGTCAAGCGGGATCGGGGGAGAGGTTTGTTGATTTCTGGCGAAACAGATGAGTATGTTCAGGATCGTACAGACGCGAACGACGTTTCGCTGTCCCCAATGACTCTGGCGTATTTTCCACAGTCCCCAGCGCGGGGCTAATCACATAAAGCGTCGTCCGAATCAAATTTTCCTGCTGCGTCACAGTTGCCATTTGATCCAAAGGAACCAAGAAGATTTTCTCATCAGGCCAACCGACTCGAAAGCAAATCGCCACGGGTGTATCGGCGGGGTAGTGCTGCATCAGTTTCGCTTGCGCGTCTTCGACGTGACGCGCCGCCAGGTAAAGGCATAAACTTGCCTGATGCGCTGCTAGGGAGGCTAATTCTTCCCGTTCCGGCACCGCTGAGGCGCGTCCGCTAATCCGGGTGAGGATAATCGTCTGCACCAGTCCTGGCACCGTTAGCTCAACTTTGAGCTTGGCGGCGGCTGCCTGGAAGGCACTGATACCGGGGACAATTTCAAAAGGAATCTCAGCCTCTGCCAAGGCTTGCATTTGCTCAAAGACAGCACCGTAGAGACTGGGGTCGCCAGAGTGGAGGCGGATCACAGATTTATGCGATCGCACTCGTTCAATCATCACTGGCAGAATTTCTTCGAGGGTTTTATTCCCGGTGCGAATAATCTCTGCATCCGCACGCACCCCCTGCAAAATTTGCACTGGCACCAGAGAATCGGCAAATAAGATTACATCCGCAACCGCGAGTAGTTTCTGTGCCTTAACCGTCAATAAATCTGGATCTCCCGGCCCAGCACCGACAATATAAACGGCGGGTGCCAAAGGAGACAATGATTCGTCAGTAAATTTAGTCGCCAATTCAGACAAACCTCTTCTAGAGTGTGTAACTTATCAGTCATCTGTTGCTCATTCTGCAATTTTGCCAGGATTGCAGATTGCTTCTGGTTCCCGTACAGCGGTGGCTATCTATGCCTACCGAGTCAAAAAAATTAAATTGATTACGGACACTTTCCGGATTCGTTCCACTTCCCCGGTAATTAAGGAATGGTAGATGCACCCTGGTTTTGCTCTAGAGTTTGACTCTAGAGCATTTTTTTTTGGGATTTTTTTGGGAATAATTTCTCCTGAAACCTGGCTTTTTCTACCAATTCACTTGATTAACGCGACACTTCAATTCTCAAAGCCTGATTAGAAAGACGGTTGAGGAATCTGAGGTGTAATCTCGCCCCCGTGAAATGGGAGGATTCATCGTTGGGTCTTCTCGCTGGTAGCATTGTCATTACTAGAAGCTGACACGACATCTGGCAGAGAACGACGCAACAAATAAACCCAAGCCAGACCCGCCAATCCCAGCGCCATTCCGACCAAACTGATCGCTTGTGCCATTCGCAATGAACCCAGCATCAAGCTATCAGTGCGTAATCCCTCAATCCAAACGCGACCAGCGCTATAAG from Coleofasciculus sp. FACHB-1120 includes these protein-coding regions:
- a CDS encoding efflux RND transporter permease subunit, translating into MNISGWSIRKPVPTLVLFLILTVVGWFSFTGLGIDINPNIDLPTVSITVTQAGAGPAELESQVTKPIEDAVAGLGNIDQLNSTVNDGVSTTVVNFVLGTDSDRATNDVRNAVAQIRQSLPADINEPIVQRLEFSGGPIMNYAVISKQKSVEELSNLVDETISRALLSVEGVAQIKRVGGVDREIRVNLDPDRLQALGITATQVNDQIRALNVNLPGGRAELGGSEQSIRTLGSAPNVQALQNYEIILPNGGSVPLSSLGEIRDASADPRQAALLNNQPVVSFSVLRSTGSTLVTVEEGVRQKVEELQKTLGTDVQLKLIFTRADFIRESYEGTIDDLIQASGLAVLTIMIFLRNWRATLITAVALPLSMLPTFAVQYLLGYTLNNMTLLALALAVGNLVDDAVVEIENMDRHMDMGKTPFQAALDSSAEVGLAVLASAATIIAVFLPVAFMGGIPGQFFQPFGVTVAVSTIFSTLVARTVTPMMGAYLLKPKKTSPANHASGNGNGNGANSRKKNRFQPYRFVLKWALRHRLTTMAIALAFFLGSLALVPFIPKGLFDNGDIGFSEVAVQLPPGSTLEDTKKVVQQTTRLIQQSPAVESVLATTEVNTANLFVNLKPKEQREDIPQKKFENQMRQEFPQVPGARISFQSQGAGGAGKDLSIVLKSENPEALNLAADALEKQMRSVPGLVEATSTASLVKPEILIIPDAARAADLGVTVQAIARTASLATIGDNEANLAKFNLPDRQIPIRVQIDPDARQDIDTLKNLQVPSQNGNLVPLVSVADIRFGSGPAQIDRFNRARQVSVQANLQGVALGDAVQAVQQLPALRNLPAGVTQESAGDAEIMQEIFGRFGSAIGLAIMCIYAILVLLYNNFLHPLTIMVALPLSLGGALLGLMIAQEALGLYALIGIVLLMGIVTKNSILLVDYTLINQEEGKSQYQALIAAGMDRLRPILMTSLATIAGTIPLALGIGAGAEVRAPMGIALMGGFTTSTLLTLVVVPVLFTYVDNLQRWLVQLPKRGFGRKRGHKNGGVRRTNSQGKRSLPPTPNPEQDKFPIGKK
- a CDS encoding efflux RND transporter periplasmic adaptor subunit — encoded protein: MDEAPKKIEVDELDDWDGDEESSDDGWKRSRKKRGLSGWKGVALGVGIGIALTAGGMKLLSQPKTAKKPDATQQAAPPSQSVTATVAQSAVVARTLTTSGTVEARELIPVLSQTTGLQIQRVLVDEGQTVEAGQVMAVLDNSVLQAQLDRGKAQLESSQAAVRQRQAALAQSRATLAEAQRNLQRYQQLAQAGAISRQELDARATTAATAREEVRLAQANINSAEAEVRSSAANLQQLQTQLGQTQVRAPASGIVTRPKVDDEIQQIARIGDVTSGSKPLFSIIRNGQLELEAQLPAIQLPQVKIGAPATITSDNDSRIRLQGRVREIAPLVNAQRREATVTIDLPQPSRGESLSLRPGMFARAAITTTTTTGVTVPAKAILPQPDGSAIVFLLSGEDTVQARKVELGEVASGDTREIKSGLKPGDRVVVAGAGYLKEGDKVRVVDSQ
- a CDS encoding zinc-dependent alcohol dehydrogenase family protein, whose amino-acid sequence is MKAVLMTASGAPEVLQLQEVPNPTIEQDTEILVRLRAAGINPIDTKLRQRGTFYPDQMPAILGCDGAGVVEAIGSGVQRFKVGNEVYFCAGGLGTKLGNYAQMAVVDERFVAKKPASISFAEAAAAPLVLITAWEALFERGRLEPKERVLIHAGAGGVGHVAIQLAKLKGAEVCTTVSSQDKADFVRELGADEVIFYQQTDFVQAVLDWTGGEGVDLAFDTVGGETFYKTFPAVRVYSDLVTILEPDPAYSNWKIARSRNLRISFELMLTPALQGLLEAQQHHAEILEQCATWIDEGSLKIHLAKTFPLEAAAAAHQLLEAGSITGKIALVIEGE
- the cobM gene encoding precorrin-4 C(11)-methyltransferase, which produces MATKFTDESLSPLAPAVYIVGAGPGDPDLLTVKAQKLLAVADVILFADSLVPVQILQGVRADAEIIRTGNKTLEEILPVMIERVRSHKSVIRLHSGDPSLYGAVFEQMQALAEAEIPFEIVPGISAFQAAAAKLKVELTVPGLVQTIILTRISGRASAVPEREELASLAAHQASLCLYLAARHVEDAQAKLMQHYPADTPVAICFRVGWPDEKIFLVPLDQMATVTQQENLIRTTLYVISPALGTVENTPESLGTAKRRSRLYDPEHTHLFRQKSTNLSPDPA